The Sphingobacteriales bacterium genomic sequence ACATACGTTTGGCAATAGCATACTACTTAGCTAACCAAGGCAGCAAACGCTTTGCCGATGCCGAACCATTAGCCCTAACCCTTTTACAACAAATAAGACAATTACCCGGCGTAACCCAAGCCGAGCTCACAGGTCAAATACGGCGACTTATGCCTGTTGTAGATACAATTGAATTGGTTGTAGCTGCACAGCATCCGGAGGATTTAGCAAAAGAACTGAATTTACAGGTAGAGGCGCAGGATCCGGAAAAAATAATATCCGGAAAAGATACTGCCTTGGGCATTCCTATACGCATTTATTGTTGTTCTCCAGCCAATTTCATCTCCAAATGGTTCGAAACTACCAGCACCGCCAAACATGTAGAAGAACTACAACAAGCAGCTCAAAAATTAGGCAAATCATTTGATTTTAAAATAACCGAGCCACAATTACAAGCACCTGATAGCGAAGCAGCTATCTATGCACAAGTGGGTATTGCCCAAATTTACCCCGAACTGCGCGAGGGCCGAGGCGAGGTGAACTGGGTTTTACAACAAAACTTACCACAATTAGTAACCAACGCCGATATAAAAGGCATTATACACGCCCATAGTACCTACAGCGACGGTGCCGCCACCTTACAAGCAATGGCTAACCGCTGCCTCGAACTTGGCTATACTTATTTAGCCATTACCGACCACTCGCAGGCTGCCTTTTATGCCAACGGCCTAACCTCCGACCGCGTAGCCCTGCAACACACCGAAATTGACCAGCTAAACGAAAAATTTAGCCAACACAATTTTAAAATTTTTAAAGGTATTGAAGCCGATATTTTGCCCGATGGCTCGTTAGATTATGACGAAAATACACGGTGCAATTTTGAGGTAATTATTGCCTCGGTGCACTCGGTTTTGCGCATGACCGAAGAAAAAGCCAACCAACGCCTGCTTAAAGCCATAGAAAACCCATCCACACATATTTTAGGCCACCCAACAGGCCGGCTGCTATTAGCCCGCTTGGGTTACCCTATAAATCATAAACTAATAATTGATGCTTGCGCCGCCAATGGTGTGGCCATTGAACTAAACGCTAACCCCTACCGCTTAGATATTGACTGGACCTGGCTTGACTATTGCCAAGAAAAAGGCGTAAAAATAGCCATCAACCCCGATGCGCATAGTTTAGAAGGTATTGGCCATACTCGCTACGGTGTATTGGCAGCCCGAAAAGGCAAATTATTGCGCCAAAACTTGTTAAACGCTTATACACCTACCGAATTTGAGGCCTGGTTAAAACAAAAGTCGTAGTTGCCCACCAATGCCACGAGGAAAAAATAAATACTTATACAAATTTATATAATTAAAGCTATAGCAGTGCATAAAAACCCTGTTAAATAGCCGTGTAGTACCTGCCTTGGGGTGTGGGCATTTAAAATTAACCGGCTACTACCAATTAACCCGGCCACAACAATTACTAAAGCAAATGCCCAGTCGGTGCGATGCGTGGCAATATGCGCCGAAAAAAGGGCAATGGCTGCCAACCCACCCACTCCAATAGTGTGCAAACTGATTTTGTTGTCAAAAATAATATTTAAAAACGCAAAAGTTAATCCGGCGGTGGCCCCAAAGGCAATATCGCCAATGGTTTCGGGGTAGCCCTCTAAACGGTAAAAAAGTACAACACTCCAAGTATAAAACACCATAACGGCAATAAAAACAGCTATGCGCTCGTTGCGTGTTTTTAGTTCTAAAGACTGAATAAGCCCTGTAGCCCGCATTAGCAAGGTGGCCAAAACCGGGAAAACAAAGGTATTAATAGCTGTTATTAAAATTAGATACCACGAATTATTAAATAAAAATGGATTTGCCCACGTCAAATAAAATACTGCCAATGTAGGCATTATTACCGGATGCAAAATAGTTGATATAATTTGGGCTACGATGCGCATAATTTTAACAAATACAACTAAAATAACAAAATATTAAAAAAAGTAACGAACAAATAATCCGGAAAAAAATAAATACCCTCTTATTAGGTAGTTTGGAGACAAATAATTGCATTATCGCTCTCCGGATGAATAAACCCTTAACTCGTCATATTTTATTAATACTCAAACAATAAGCCGCAAAATTAGGTTTTTTACCTGGTACAAAAGCAAAAACAACAATTATGGCAATTAAATATTTTGCCAAAATCTTAGTGTATCTTTGTGTTTTACCTTGTGTATAATAGTATGCCCTTAATTAGTAGTTCGTTGTACAAGTCGCCGTGGTGGCTGAGTCAAAATGGCCATATACAAACTATTTACCCTTATTATTTGCGGCGGGTAAAGGAGTTGCCCTACCTGCGCGAGCGTATAAACACCCTCGATGGCGACTTTATAGACGTAGATTGGTACAAACAACCCGTTACTAATAGCAAGCTTAATGATACGTTATTAATTGTTTTGCATGGTATGGAAGGGCACTCGCTAAGACCCTATATTTTGGGCTTGGTAACCAAAGCCACACAGAGTGGATTTGATGCTTTAGCCGTTAATTTTAGAGGGTGCAGCGGGCAGCCAAATCGGTATTTACATGCCTACCACAGCGGCCAAACTGATGATTTGCATTTTTTGGTCGATAGAATTGCCCAAACCAATACCTATAGGCGTATATTTCTTGCCGGATTTAGTTTAGGAGGCAATGTGGTCCTTAAATATTTAGGCGAACATGGAACAAATATTGCCAACCTTGTAAAAGCCGCTGTTGCCTTTTGTGTGCCTACTAATTTGGCCGAAAGTGCTAATATTATGGGCAAGGGATTTAACCGAAATTACGAGAAAAGTTTTTTAAACTCGCTAAAACAAAAATTAGCCGAAAAGGCAGACCGTTTTCCAGAGGATATTGACCTGCTTACCGTTAATAGTATGCAGCGATTATTTGATTTTGATGAATACTATACCAGCCGCGTACACGGCTTTGAAAATGCAGCCGACTATTATGCAAAAGCCAACAGCCATCAATTTTTACCCTTTATTTGTGTACCCACCCTGCTTATAAACCCACTTAACGACCCATTTTTGCCCCCTGCCTGCTACCCTACCGAAATTGCCCGGCAATCGAATTATTTTTATTTAGAACTGCCCAAACACGGCGGACATATTGGTTTTTATACCGCCAATGCTAAAAACGGCATTTATTGGCATGATGAAAGAGCTTTATCGTTTTTAATAGAAAAAGGAGCATAAAACAACAATATCGTTAATCAATTATTTATTTTATCCGGATATTAAAAAATAAGTTGTTTGGGAATAGTGCCTTCCGGATAAAAAAGAGTCAAAATACAACAATTTTAATCTACATAATACCAACGTGATTTACAATATAGACCAAAGTCAAAACTTTTCAATTTCCGGAAAAGGTATTACATGAAAACAAAGTCATCAATACCACTACCCGCGCCTTCGAGCTGTTGTAGGTTTACAAACGGAAAAACCGTTTAAAAAACAAGCGTATAAAATACTGTTTGAGCGAAGCGAGTTTATTTTATAGCTTGTTTTTAGGTTTTGAAGTGCAGTAAACCGTTAAACAGCAGGTCGCAGCGCTTGATTTTTTTGTTACTTTTTTTATCAAGAAAAAAAGTATAATAAAACAGAAACCATATATTTTGTTCTTACAACAAAACAAAGCAATTCTGTTTAAGTTTATTGGGCTAATTATTTATTCATTTTGGTATAATATACTCACTTCATTTAAAAAAAAGCAATTTTATATGTTAGCCATTGACAATAAAATTATAAGCAGCGAAGTATTAGATACCCATTTTGCCTGCAATTTACAGGCCTGCCGCGGAGCTTGCTGTGTGCAAGGCGACACCGGCGCTCCCCTTGAACCCGCCGAATTAACCGAAATTGCCAACGCTTACCCCCATATAGAAGATTTACTTACCCAAGAGGCCAAAACTGCCATTGCCCAGCAGGGTTTATACGTTACAACACCCAACAGCCAGTATGCAAACCACTCTACTACCTGTATAAACCAAACGGGCGCTTGTGCTTACGCCATTTTTACCGCACAAGGCGTGGCTATATGTGCTTTTCAGCAAGCCTATAACGAAGGAAAAATTAGTTGGCCCAAACCCATTTCCTGCCATTTATACCCAGTGCGCATTTCCAAAAACGAACATTTTGAGGCCGTCAATTACTCCGAATGGTTTATATGCAAGCCCGCTTGTAAACAAGGTAAAAAACTGCAAATACCGCTGTACCAGTTTGTGCGCGAGGCAATAATACGAAAATACGGCCAGGCTTTTTACGATACCCTGCACGAGGCAGCGCAAGCAACCATAAACCTGCGCCAGAAAAAAAATAGGCTTTAGTTTGCCGTTTCAAAAGCAAGAGAATTAAAAAATTAGGCTATTTTTGTCTTAAAATTATAAAATGCCTTGGTACCTACCTGTCTTACAAATAAATTATATAGTAATGATTTGCAAATTAACGCTACCAAAACTAATTTTATTTTGCTGTTTCCTTTTAACCTCTTGCGATGTACAGAAGACAGAAAATTCAAACCCTTTTACAATTGAGACGACATATTTGAAAAAGTTAATTGCCGATTGGAGTGATGCCCACAGTTCAAAGGATATTGGGGTATTGGCAAATTTGTATGCCGATTCTATCTTGTATTACGGCACTCAAACTAATAAAAACACTTGTATTGCAGACAAATTATTGTTTTTTAAAAAATATCCGGATTTTGACCAAAAAATTGTGGGCAATATTCAGCACGAGAAAATAAATAGCGCTGCCTTCAAATGCTCGTTCGTTAAAAGAGTAACACTAAATCAACAAACTAAAGACTATCCCTCCTACCTTGTCTTTTCAAAAAAGCAAGACAGTTGGAAAATTACAACCGAAGGAGATGCAATAACAGATAAAAATAAGACAATACCCAAAGATGCTAAAAAAGGAGACTTTAACGGCGACGGTGTATTGGATTATGTTCGGGTAGTACCGCCACAACTTGAAGATGAGGACTGTAAAGGCGAGTGCGCCTGTGAGCTCAAATTTTCTGATAACTCTATACCCACCATTAGAATTGAAAATTGTATTGGCGGAGAGGTAGATAATTTGGGAGACTTAAATAAAAATGGCTCAGACGAAATAGGCATATTGCCCGGGTGGTGGCAGGGCTGTTGGAGAAGTTACATGGTTTACACCCTTAAAAACAAGAAATGGATATTTGCAGTAGAGCCATTTATAACGCATTGCAATCAATGGGAAGAAGGTGTTAACCCTATACAAATTGACCATAATAAAGCTGGTAACGTAATAATCAGATACAGTGAACACACGGGCGAAGACATTGTTACAAAAACAAAATCGGTTCCAATTAAGTAAGTTTTGCCGTTAGGTAGTAGCCATTGCCCAACAAAATTGACAAATTAAATGATATTAATTTAAGACAATCTTTTTACAATTCCATAATGATAAACCATATCAAATTTACAGAGATAATTTTATACGTCAAAGACCAAGATGCAAGCTGTAAATTTTATCAAAATATATTTCGGCGCCCACCCGACCTAAATGTTCCCGGCATGACAGAATTTAATATATCTAATAATTGCAAAGTTGGACTAATGCCTAATAAAGGTATTGCTAATATTTTAGGCCCTAAAATGCCACACCCCGACACTGGAACTGGTATTCCGAGATGTGAACTGTATTTACAGGTTGACAATATTCAAGAAGAATTTGAAAACGCAATAAAAAGCAAAGCAGCTTTAATTAGCCCCATTATTGACCGAGATTGGGGAGACAAAGTTTGCTACTTCTCCGATCCGGATGGGCATATAATAGCATTTGCAGAAAGCATACAAAAAAATTAAAACACAGAACTTCCACGCTATTGTGTTTTACCGGCCTAAACATCCGGATAAAAATACCCAAATTGCCGCTTAAATATTTTTTCTGAGTTATGTATTTCGAATTAGACGATGTTCATCCATAGTTCTTGCCTTATTATTTTATTTAAATGATTTTTGTCATGTTTTAATTGCGTAGTTTGTTGCAATTTTGCACCCTTCTAATTTGGCTAAATATTATTAGCCCCTTTCATTGCCGTTGCCTCTTTATAATTGCTCGAACCATTGCTTTTTTAAAATTTAAGTAAACCAAAAGTTTGCACAAACAACAACAGTAAAATAGATGAAAACTATTATTGAGCCTTTCAAAATAAAATCGGTAGAGCCTATCCGTTTACAACCAAAGAACAACGCATTCAACTGCTTAAAGAAGCTCATTACAATTCATTTTTGTTAAAATCTGAAGATGTAATTATTGACCTACTGACAGACAGCGGCACCAGTGCCATGAGCAGTAATCAATGGGCAGGCATTATGCAAGGCGACGAATCTTATGCCGGAAGCCCGAGTTTTTTTAGATTTGAAAGCGAGGTTCAAAAAATTACCGGACTTCCTATTGTTATACCTACCCACCAAGGCCGCGCAGCCGAAAAAATAATTTTTAGCATATTAGGTGGCCCCGGCAAATATTTTGTAAGCAATACTTTATTTGATACCACCCGCGCCAATATTGAATTTTCGGGCGCAACCGGGGTTGATTTACTGTGCGAAGAGGGGAAACATATATCTATACCCGCGCCCTTTAAGGGAAATATGAATACCGAGGCATTGAAACAATTTATTATAGAAAAAGGCGCCGAAAATATTCCGCTTTGTATTGTAACGGTAACCAACAACTCGGGCGGAGGGCAGCCCGTAAGTATGCAAAATATTAAAACAGTTCGAGAAATTTGTACCCAATACGGCATCCCCTTATTTATTGATGCCTGCCGATTTGCCGAAAACTGCTATTTTATTAAAAAAAGAGAAAAGGGATACGAACACAAAACTATTCCGGAAATAGCCAATGAGCTTTTTTCGTATGCAGACGGGTGCACCATGAGTGCCAAAAAGGATGCTTTTGCCAATATCGGTGGCTTTTTGGCCTTGCACGACAAAGAACTGGGCGCAAAACTGTAGAAACTTGTTAGTAATTACCGAGGGATTTCCAACTTATGGGGGCTTGGCAGGCAGAGATTTAGAAGCCATTGCCATAGGTTTGGAAGAAGTAATGGACGAAAATTATTTACAATACCGTATTAGAAGTATTGAATATATTACCGAAAAATTGGTGCAGGCTAAAATTCCGGTAATGCAGCCCAGCGGGGGCCATGCAGTTTATTTAGATGCCAAAGCCTTTTTACCGCACATCCCCGTCAATCAGTATCCCGGTCAGGCATTAGTGGGTGCCTTGTACACCGAAGGGGGTATTCGCGGCGTTGAAATTGGCTCGCTGATGTTTGGCAAATACGATGCAAACAATAATTTAATACCGGCACCCATGGAATTGGTCAGGTTGGCTATACCGCGCCGCGTATATACACAAAGCCATATTGATTATGTGGCCGAGGTTATTATTGAGGTGTTTTCTAAAAGGATGGAAATAAAGGGATTAAAAATTGTGGAAGAAGCGCCTATGCTAAGGCATTTTACAGCAAAACTTAGCACTTTAGACTAAGTTCTATCCCATACTCTAATTTGAATTACTATTCAACTCAAGCTTAGTACTTCTCAATCATCCGGAAAATATTGTTATAGTGTTCGGGGTTTTCTGAATCCGGAAAGAAAGTGTATTTGCCTCCTTCACAAAAAAACCAAAAAGCCGGAGTTCGAGTTGCAGCACTTTCTTTTTCTTTCTGCTTCGCCGATCTTCACTTCACAACCTTGCGCTCCTAATCAAAAGAGAAGTTCTTTTTATTTGGCTCCTATGGCAAACACATGCCATTTTCCCTTCAAAGTTACCGCAGTACCCCCGTCCTTTGTTGTAAGAATAATTTTTTTACGAATTAAAAAATTTAAAAAAAAAGCCTATTTTTGCAATCAAATTACAATCACTAATAATAAAACTAAACGCCATGATGAAAAAAAACTCAATATTATTAATAGGTTTACTTGTGGCCTTAGCATCAACAACACAAGCACAAGTA encodes the following:
- a CDS encoding PHP domain-containing protein produces the protein MMTNKEIAKALRKLADLMEVNDDQPFKARAYANAAIAVGRATEQLTELNKTQIAAIKGIGNSTAEKISELITSGSLAQYQTLVKQTPPGIVTLLEIKGLGPSKVKTIWRQLGVETPDELLYACLENRLVILDGFGQKTQENIRLAIAYYLANQGSKRFADAEPLALTLLQQIRQLPGVTQAELTGQIRRLMPVVDTIELVVAAQHPEDLAKELNLQVEAQDPEKIISGKDTALGIPIRIYCCSPANFISKWFETTSTAKHVEELQQAAQKLGKSFDFKITEPQLQAPDSEAAIYAQVGIAQIYPELREGRGEVNWVLQQNLPQLVTNADIKGIIHAHSTYSDGAATLQAMANRCLELGYTYLAITDHSQAAFYANGLTSDRVALQHTEIDQLNEKFSQHNFKIFKGIEADILPDGSLDYDENTRCNFEVIIASVHSVLRMTEEKANQRLLKAIENPSTHILGHPTGRLLLARLGYPINHKLIIDACAANGVAIELNANPYRLDIDWTWLDYCQEKGVKIAINPDAHSLEGIGHTRYGVLAARKGKLLRQNLLNAYTPTEFEAWLKQKS
- a CDS encoding alpha/beta fold hydrolase, producing MPLISSSLYKSPWWLSQNGHIQTIYPYYLRRVKELPYLRERINTLDGDFIDVDWYKQPVTNSKLNDTLLIVLHGMEGHSLRPYILGLVTKATQSGFDALAVNFRGCSGQPNRYLHAYHSGQTDDLHFLVDRIAQTNTYRRIFLAGFSLGGNVVLKYLGEHGTNIANLVKAAVAFCVPTNLAESANIMGKGFNRNYEKSFLNSLKQKLAEKADRFPEDIDLLTVNSMQRLFDFDEYYTSRVHGFENAADYYAKANSHQFLPFICVPTLLINPLNDPFLPPACYPTEIARQSNYFYLELPKHGGHIGFYTANAKNGIYWHDERALSFLIEKGA
- a CDS encoding DUF3109 family protein; this translates as MLAIDNKIISSEVLDTHFACNLQACRGACCVQGDTGAPLEPAELTEIANAYPHIEDLLTQEAKTAIAQQGLYVTTPNSQYANHSTTCINQTGACAYAIFTAQGVAICAFQQAYNEGKISWPKPISCHLYPVRISKNEHFEAVNYSEWFICKPACKQGKKLQIPLYQFVREAIIRKYGQAFYDTLHEAAQATINLRQKKNRL
- a CDS encoding lactoylglutathione lyase encodes the protein MNHIKFTEIILYVKDQDASCKFYQNIFRRPPDLNVPGMTEFNISNNCKVGLMPNKGIANILGPKMPHPDTGTGIPRCELYLQVDNIQEEFENAIKSKAALISPIIDRDWGDKVCYFSDPDGHIIAFAESIQKN